Proteins from a single region of Theobroma cacao cultivar B97-61/B2 chromosome 10, Criollo_cocoa_genome_V2, whole genome shotgun sequence:
- the LOC18586772 gene encoding cytochrome P450 77A3 — protein sequence MATSSYHFTSYSFSSNSHLFFTLVAFVLSCLIFFLSRKSKSKRLNLPPGPPGWPVVGNLFQAARSGKPFFEYVEDLRKKYGPIFTLRMGTRTMIILSDAKLCHEAFIEKGALLASRPRENPTRNIFSCNKFTVNAAVYGPVWRSLRRNMVQNMLSSSRLKEFRSTRQHAMDKLIDRLRAEAEANKGVVSVLKNARFAVFCILLGMCFGIEMDEETVEKMDQVMKTVLITLDPRIDDYLPILSPFFSKQRKRALQVRKEQVEYIVPFIEKRREALLNPGSDKSAMSFSYLDTLFDLKVEGRKSAPSNSELVTLCSEFLNGGTDTTATALEWGIAQLIENPDVQSKLYDEIKWTVGDRKVDEFDVDKMKYLQATVKELLRRHPPTYFSLTHAATEPATLGGFDIPTDANLEIFLPGISEDPKIWSNPERFDPDRFFSEKEAADITGVKGVKMMPFGVGRRICPGLGMATVHVHLMLARMVQEFEWTAYPPNSKMDFSGKLEFTVVMKNTLKAMIKPRG from the coding sequence ATGGCTACTTCCTCTTACCATTTCACTTCTTATTCTTTCTCCTCTAACTCCCATCTCTTCTTCACACTTGTTGCCTTCGTCCTTTCATGCctgattttctttctttctcgcaagtcaaaatcaaaacGCCTAAACCTCCCTCCAGGGCCCCCTGGTTGGCCTGTTGTTGGAAATCTTTTCCAGGCTGCTCGCTCTGGCAAGCCCTTCTTTGAATATGTCGAGGATCTTCGAAAAAAATATGGGCCAATTTTTACACTCAGAATGGGGACTAGAACGATGATTATACTCAGCGATGCCAAGCTATGCCATGAAGCATTCATCGAAAAGGGTGCCCTGCTCGCCAGCAGGCCACGAGAAAATCCCACTCGAAACATCTTTAGTTGCAACAAATTCACCGTAAATGCAGCGGTTTACGGGCCAGTATGGAGGTCTCTGAGGCGGAACATGGTTCAGAATATGCTGAGTTCAAGCAGGCTTAAAGAGTTTCGCAGTACTAGACAGCATGCAATGGATAAACTAATCGATCGCCTGCGAGCTGAAGCCGAAGCTAATAAGGGGGTTGTTTCGGTGCTGAAAAATGCTCGTTTCGCAGTGTTTTGTATACTCTTAGGCATGTGTTTTGGGATTGAAATGGATGAAGAAACTGTGGAGAAAATGGATCAGGTAATGAAAACTGTTTTAATCACTCTTGATCCAAGAATTGATGATTATCTTCCCATTTTAAGCCCCTTTTTCTCcaagcaaagaaaaagagctCTCCAGGTTCGTAAGGAGCAAGTGGAATATATAGTCCCATTCATCGAAAAGCGTCGAGAAGCTCTTCTAAATCCGGGATCGGATAAATCCGCCATGTCGTTTTCATACCTTGACACTCTTTTTGATCTCAAAGTTGAAGGAAGAAAATCAGCACCATCCAATTCAGAGCTGGTCACACTCTGTTCTGAGTTCCTCAATGGGGGGACCGATACCACTGCAACTGCACTTGAATGGGGCATCGCACAGCTGATTGAGAACCCAGATGTTCAATCTAAGctttacgatgaaattaaaTGGACGGTCGGCGATCGAAAAGTAGACGAGTTTGATGTAGACAAAATGAAGTATTTACAAGCGACAGTGAAAGAATTGTTACGGAGGCACCCACCAACATATTTTTCACTAACTCATGCAGCGACTGAGCCTGCAACTTTGGGGGGATTTGACATCCCGACCGACGCAAATCTTGAGATTTTCTTGCCAGGGATTAGTGAGGATCCAAAAATATGGTCGAACCCAGAAAGATTTGACCCGGATCGGTTTTTCTCGGAGAAAGAAGCTGCGGATATAACAGGGGTAAAAGGGGTGAAAATGATGCCATTTGGGGTTGGGAGGAGGATTTGCCCTGGTTTGGGGATGGCGACAGTGCATGTTCACCTAATGTTAGCAAGAATGGTTCAGGAATTTGAATGGACTGCCTATCCACCTAATAGCAAAATGGATTTTAGTGGGAAGTTGGAGTTTACTGTAGTCATGAAGAATACCTTAAAAGCAATGATCAAGCCAAGGGGTTAG